From Pectinophora gossypiella chromosome 18, ilPecGoss1.1, whole genome shotgun sequence, one genomic window encodes:
- the LOC126375314 gene encoding ubiquitin-conjugating enzyme E2 J1-like produces the protein MAEMGEKYNTKCPGVKRLMREALELAEATEEYCARPLEDNLFEWHFTVQGPKGTEFEGGIYHGRILLPKEYPMHPPHIILLTPNGRFEVNKKICLSISGHHPETWQPSWSIRTALLALIAFMPTPAEGTIGSLDYTPAERKILAKKSTSWMCPQCGEISALLSSTAAKPITEEEQSVLSQIAFKGEEEQAAKPAPEEPVQEVEPQVLESSEPSTSFLDQLTEILVALLLGAIGIFIYRRWSAYHPAAEAEF, from the coding sequence ATGGCAGAAATGggtgaaaaatataatacaaaatgtcCTGGTGTGAAACGCCTTATGAGAGAGGCACTGGAACTTGCGGAAGCCACAGAGGAGTATTGCGCGCGACCCCTAGAGGATAACTTATTCGAGTGGCACTTCACCGTTCAGGGTCCGAAAGGAACGGAGTTCGAGGGAGGTATTTACCATGGAAGAATACTACTGCCTAAAGAATACCCTATGCACCCACCGCATATCATTCTTCTCACGCCAAATGGGAGATTTGAAGTGAATAAAAAGATTTGTTTGTCTATTTCTGGCCATCACCCAGAGACATGGCAGCCATCATGGTCTATCAGGACAGCTTTGCTGGCATTAATCGCTTTTATGCCAACACCTGCTGAAGGAACAATTGGGTCGCTTGACTATACTCCTGCTGAACGGAAGATATTAGCAAAGAAGTCCACCAGTTGGATGTGTCCCCAATGTGGTGAAATCTCAGCATTGCTGTCATCTACAGCAGCTAAACCAATAACTGAAGAAGAGCAGTCCGTATTAAGTCAAATAGCATTTAAGGGTGAAGAAGAACAGGCAGCAAAACCAGCACCAGAAGAGCCAGTACAGGAAGTAGAGCCACAGGTGCTGGAATCATCTGAACCCAGTACCAGCTTCTTAGACCAGCTAACTGAGATTCTAGTTGCTCTGCTATTAGGAGCCattggtatatttatttatagacgCTGGAGTGCATACCACCCAGCAGCAGAGGCTGAATTTTAA